The following proteins come from a genomic window of Solwaraspora sp. WMMA2065:
- a CDS encoding expansin EXLX1 family cellulose-binding protein, with the protein MTDDGPAFHARRPFPAGRTRWLAGGASAAGAGLLGLLLAAQVGASPACAAPPAGGGTNQGKATFYDAQGQGGNCSFDSAPADRMYVALGPDEYADAAACGGYLDVTGPRGTVRVVVMDQCPECAAGHLDLSREAFARIADPVRGIVDVSYRAVVDPPTGPLAVRVKEGASHWWFAVRVTDHGNPLATVEARTGSGWRGLVRHDYNYWLADDGLGPGPYSLRVTDVYGNRTTVPGVQLAPGRTQRTDVRLYGSGSGSSSGSRSAGSSSAADGSGDRPPPAQATAAAEPPSPGPTPTGSASPGPSPTAGAAGLGAAASPSTVPAAAAAESPSVCG; encoded by the coding sequence GTGACCGACGACGGACCCGCCTTCCATGCCCGCCGGCCTTTCCCGGCCGGCCGGACCCGCTGGCTGGCCGGCGGCGCGTCGGCGGCCGGGGCCGGCCTGCTCGGCCTGCTGCTGGCTGCCCAGGTCGGTGCCAGCCCGGCCTGCGCGGCACCACCCGCCGGCGGCGGCACCAACCAGGGCAAGGCCACTTTCTACGACGCGCAGGGGCAGGGTGGCAACTGTTCGTTCGACAGTGCGCCGGCCGACCGGATGTACGTCGCGCTCGGCCCGGACGAGTACGCCGACGCCGCCGCGTGCGGCGGGTACCTCGACGTCACCGGTCCCCGCGGCACCGTCCGCGTCGTCGTCATGGACCAGTGCCCGGAGTGCGCCGCCGGCCACCTCGACCTGTCCCGGGAGGCGTTCGCCCGGATCGCCGACCCGGTGCGGGGCATCGTCGACGTCAGCTACCGGGCGGTGGTCGACCCGCCGACCGGGCCGCTCGCAGTGCGGGTCAAGGAGGGCGCGTCGCACTGGTGGTTCGCGGTACGGGTCACTGACCACGGCAACCCGCTCGCGACGGTCGAGGCCCGAACCGGATCGGGGTGGCGCGGACTTGTCCGGCACGACTACAACTACTGGCTCGCCGACGACGGACTCGGCCCCGGCCCGTACTCCCTGCGGGTCACCGACGTGTACGGCAACCGGACGACCGTGCCGGGGGTCCAGCTGGCCCCGGGGCGGACCCAGCGGACCGACGTGCGGCTGTACGGCAGCGGATCGGGTTCCAGCTCCGGCTCCCGGTCGGCCGGGTCGTCCTCGGCCGCCGACGGCTCCGGTGACCGGCCGCCGCCGGCGCAGGCCACGGCGGCCGCCGAACCACCGTCGCCAGGTCCAACGCCCACCGGGTCGGCCTCGCCGGGTCCGTCGCCAACCGCCGGTGCAGCGGGTCTCGGCGCGGCCGCCAGCCCGTCGACGGTGCCGGCCGCGGCTGCTGCCGAGTCGCCGTCAGTCTGCGGCTGA
- a CDS encoding GNAT family N-acetyltransferase translates to MMHPLHVRLGFVLDPPLDDELRERIIAVWADATNAGGAVGFVAPVTVADVRPTAEAAFAGVAAGIDRLLVGHDDAGLAAFVFVTSNRFDLKEHWRVLKRVVVTPDRQGRGYGLALMAEAERVGRSMGLSALQVTIRDGHGLPAFYQRCGYREVGRLPGALRVADGDDRDEIIMWRELSGASASRPATG, encoded by the coding sequence ATGATGCACCCACTCCACGTACGGCTGGGCTTCGTCCTTGATCCGCCGCTCGACGACGAGCTGCGCGAGCGGATCATCGCGGTCTGGGCGGACGCGACCAACGCCGGTGGCGCGGTCGGCTTCGTCGCCCCGGTGACCGTCGCCGACGTACGCCCGACCGCCGAGGCGGCGTTCGCCGGGGTCGCCGCCGGCATCGACCGGCTGCTCGTCGGCCACGACGATGCCGGGCTGGCCGCGTTCGTCTTCGTCACCAGCAACCGGTTCGACCTCAAGGAACACTGGCGGGTACTCAAGCGGGTGGTGGTCACGCCTGACCGGCAAGGGCGCGGCTACGGGCTGGCTCTGATGGCCGAGGCGGAGCGGGTCGGCCGGTCGATGGGGCTCTCCGCGCTGCAGGTCACCATCCGCGACGGGCACGGGCTGCCCGCGTTCTACCAGCGGTGCGGCTACCGGGAGGTGGGCCGGCTGCCGGGCGCGCTGCGGGTGGCCGACGGCGACGACCGGGACGAGATCATCATGTGGCGGGAACTGAGCGGCGCATCAGCCAGCAGGCCGGCGACAGGCTGA
- the bcp gene encoding thioredoxin-dependent thiol peroxidase has translation MTSAATDGPVRLAPGDSAPEFTLRTDSGDQLSLKELRGRNVVLYAYPSAMTPGCTKQACDFRDSLAGLQAAGYEVVGISPDKPEKLAKFRERDGLTFPLLSDPDKAVLTAYGAYGEKQLYGRTVTGVIRSTFVIDAEGRITRALYNVKATGHVAKLRRDLGLD, from the coding sequence ATGACCTCAGCTGCCACCGACGGGCCGGTCCGCCTCGCGCCGGGCGATTCCGCCCCGGAATTCACCTTACGGACCGACAGCGGCGACCAGTTGTCCCTCAAGGAGCTCCGCGGGCGCAACGTGGTGCTGTACGCGTACCCGTCGGCGATGACCCCGGGCTGCACCAAGCAGGCATGTGATTTCCGCGACTCGCTCGCCGGGCTGCAGGCCGCCGGCTACGAGGTGGTCGGTATCTCTCCCGACAAACCGGAGAAACTCGCCAAGTTCCGCGAGCGGGACGGGCTCACCTTCCCGCTGCTGTCCGACCCGGACAAGGCCGTGCTCACCGCGTACGGCGCCTACGGCGAGAAGCAGTTGTACGGCAGGACGGTCACCGGGGTGATCCGGTCGACCTTCGTGATCGACGCCGAGGGGCGGATCACCAGAGCGCTGTACAACGTCAAGGCCACCGGCCACGTCGCCAAGCTCCGCCGCGACCTCGGCCTCGACTGA
- a CDS encoding energy-coupling factor ABC transporter permease, whose translation MDPLALHIQNGVLNGPVAISCAVLAAVAFGYCVVRGRRDLDDRLAPMAGLVAAFIFAVQMLNFPVLPGVSGHLLGGALAALLVGPWVGALCVSIVLIVQALLFADGGVTAIGPNVTNMALVGTAAAYGLIFVLLRVLPRTPTGLAVTAFVASVVSVVAAALSFVLQYAIGGTTALQDFGLGQVLALMTGTHVLIGVGEGLIAAVTVLTVARTRPDLVYALRGLRRPTSPTPDPTGPTTSHSVSAGGAA comes from the coding sequence GTGGACCCCCTCGCACTCCACATCCAGAACGGGGTGCTCAACGGCCCCGTAGCGATCAGCTGCGCCGTCCTTGCCGCCGTGGCCTTCGGGTACTGCGTCGTCCGCGGCCGTCGGGACCTCGACGACCGGCTCGCCCCGATGGCCGGCCTGGTCGCCGCGTTCATCTTCGCCGTCCAGATGCTCAACTTCCCGGTGCTGCCCGGAGTCAGCGGGCACCTGCTCGGCGGCGCGCTGGCCGCGCTGCTGGTCGGCCCATGGGTCGGCGCACTCTGCGTCTCGATCGTGCTGATCGTGCAGGCACTGCTGTTCGCCGACGGCGGGGTCACCGCGATCGGCCCGAACGTCACCAACATGGCGCTGGTCGGCACCGCCGCCGCGTACGGACTGATCTTCGTCCTGCTACGGGTGCTGCCACGCACGCCGACCGGGCTGGCGGTCACCGCCTTCGTCGCGTCGGTGGTCAGCGTTGTCGCAGCCGCGTTGAGCTTCGTGCTGCAGTACGCCATCGGCGGCACCACCGCGCTGCAGGACTTCGGCCTCGGCCAGGTGCTGGCCCTGATGACCGGTACCCACGTCCTGATCGGCGTCGGTGAAGGGCTGATCGCCGCGGTCACCGTGCTGACCGTCGCCCGGACCCGGCCCGACCTGGTGTACGCCCTGCGCGGCCTGCGCCGCCCGACCAGCCCGACCCCTGACCCGACCGGCCCGACCACCAGCCATTCCGTTTCCGCCGGAGGTGCCGCATGA
- a CDS encoding PDGLE domain-containing protein — MKRNTGFILAGLFVSLLLAGVVSNFASGSPDGLDSASTQGCELDGEEIVGGACMGSGAQDHELADSPFADYGLTAVDNGFIGTAVAGVVGVLLTFAVAGGLFWLTRSRRPAGEALAARAPAGGPKS, encoded by the coding sequence ATGAAGCGCAACACCGGTTTCATCCTGGCCGGCCTGTTCGTCTCGCTGCTGCTGGCCGGCGTGGTCAGCAATTTCGCCTCCGGCTCGCCCGACGGGCTGGACTCGGCGTCGACCCAGGGCTGCGAACTCGACGGCGAGGAGATCGTCGGCGGGGCCTGCATGGGCTCCGGCGCGCAGGACCACGAGCTGGCCGACAGCCCGTTCGCCGACTACGGCCTGACCGCCGTGGACAACGGTTTCATCGGTACGGCGGTCGCCGGCGTCGTCGGGGTGCTGCTCACCTTCGCGGTCGCCGGTGGGCTGTTCTGGCTGACCCGCAGCCGCCGGCCGGCCGGCGAGGCACTGGCCGCCCGGGCGCCGGCCGGCGGACCGAAGAGCTGA
- the cbiQ gene encoding cobalt ECF transporter T component CbiQ — MGAGHAQLLHLERDSPVHRLPPETKIAAMLAFTLVVVATPRERLWAFGGYLLLVVAVAVVARVPAGWLARRSLIEVPFVAFAFALPLLAGGERIPLAGLSLSVEGLYGGWNILAKATLGVLASLLLAATTTSRELLVGLDRLRCPSIVTQIATFMLRYVNVLVDEARRMRIARISRGDDPRFLWQVRGFAAGVGALFLRAFERGERVYLAMISRGYTGRMPVAWQATGGATAGQWMLAASVPVTAATIAAVAVLSR; from the coding sequence GTGGGAGCCGGGCACGCGCAGTTGCTGCACCTGGAGCGGGACAGCCCGGTGCACCGGCTCCCGCCGGAGACGAAGATCGCCGCGATGCTGGCGTTCACCCTGGTGGTGGTGGCCACCCCGCGCGAGCGGCTGTGGGCCTTCGGCGGCTATCTGCTGCTGGTCGTGGCGGTCGCCGTCGTCGCCCGGGTGCCGGCGGGCTGGCTGGCCCGGCGGTCGCTGATCGAGGTCCCGTTCGTGGCCTTCGCGTTCGCGCTACCGCTGCTGGCCGGCGGTGAACGGATCCCGCTCGCCGGTCTGAGCCTGTCCGTCGAGGGCCTCTACGGCGGCTGGAACATCCTGGCCAAGGCCACCCTCGGGGTGCTCGCGTCACTGCTGCTGGCGGCCACCACCACCAGCCGCGAACTGCTGGTCGGGCTGGACCGGCTGCGCTGCCCGTCGATCGTCACCCAGATCGCCACGTTCATGCTGCGCTACGTCAACGTGCTGGTCGACGAGGCCCGACGGATGCGGATCGCCCGGATCTCCCGGGGCGACGACCCGCGCTTCCTCTGGCAGGTACGCGGGTTCGCCGCCGGCGTCGGCGCGTTGTTCCTGCGGGCGTTCGAGCGCGGCGAGCGGGTGTACCTGGCGATGATCTCCCGCGGGTACACCGGTCGGATGCCGGTGGCCTGGCAGGCCACCGGCGGTGCCACGGCCGGCCAGTGGATGCTGGCCGCGTCGGTACCGGTGACGGCCGCTACCATCGCCGCCGTGGCGGTGTTGTCGCGGTGA
- a CDS encoding thioredoxin domain-containing protein produces the protein MSRRVEQKKAARVVRDQLARERRRQRALWTSVAAVVALVLAGMIGWAVYQTQRGGEYTAPPGAVADDSGIPIGDGPVTVDLYADFLCPACRQFEQQVGPTLDQLVEDGRITLVYHPVAILDRLSDDAYSTRASAASGCAAAGGQFEEYAAALYEQQPAEGGPGLSEEQLITVGGEVGLDTGSFGQCVRDDTYGGWPAHVTEQAGRAGVSGTPTVMVDGETVASSAQAITAAVDAAG, from the coding sequence ATGAGCCGACGAGTGGAGCAGAAGAAGGCAGCCCGGGTGGTCCGCGACCAGCTGGCCCGGGAGCGGCGGCGCCAGCGTGCCCTCTGGACGTCGGTGGCGGCCGTGGTGGCGCTGGTTCTCGCCGGCATGATCGGCTGGGCCGTCTACCAGACCCAGCGCGGCGGCGAGTACACCGCGCCACCCGGTGCGGTCGCCGACGACTCCGGCATCCCGATCGGCGACGGCCCGGTCACCGTCGACCTCTACGCCGACTTCCTCTGCCCCGCCTGCCGGCAGTTCGAACAACAGGTCGGCCCGACCCTGGACCAGCTCGTCGAGGATGGCAGGATCACCCTGGTGTACCACCCCGTCGCGATCCTCGACCGGCTCAGCGACGACGCGTACTCGACGCGGGCGTCGGCGGCGTCCGGCTGCGCGGCGGCCGGCGGCCAGTTCGAGGAGTACGCCGCCGCGCTCTACGAGCAGCAGCCGGCCGAGGGCGGCCCCGGGCTCAGCGAGGAGCAGCTGATCACCGTCGGCGGTGAGGTCGGGCTGGACACCGGCAGCTTCGGCCAGTGCGTCCGGGACGACACCTACGGCGGCTGGCCGGCCCACGTCACCGAGCAGGCCGGCCGGGCCGGGGTCAGCGGCACCCCGACCGTGATGGTCGACGGCGAGACCGTCGCATCGAGCGCCCAGGCCATCACCGCCGCCGTCGACGCGGCCGGCTGA
- a CDS encoding MauE/DoxX family redox-associated membrane protein produces MRVRPWIGAAVRLGLAAVWLVAGGSKVTDLAGSGRAVNAYQVFPYDLAMVIGAALPFVELALGVLLLIGLATRLCAVVSAGLLVVFIAGITSAWVRGLRIDCGCFGVGGELAAGQTPAYGPEIARDLAFLTLAGFLVWWPRTALSTDSWLNSNR; encoded by the coding sequence ATGAGGGTACGACCCTGGATCGGAGCCGCCGTCCGCCTCGGGCTGGCTGCCGTCTGGTTGGTCGCCGGCGGGTCGAAGGTCACCGACCTGGCCGGGTCCGGCCGGGCGGTCAACGCCTACCAGGTCTTTCCGTACGACCTGGCGATGGTGATCGGCGCCGCGCTGCCCTTCGTCGAACTGGCGCTCGGCGTGCTGCTGCTGATCGGGCTGGCCACCCGGCTCTGCGCGGTCGTCTCGGCCGGCCTGCTGGTCGTCTTCATCGCCGGCATCACTTCCGCGTGGGTGCGTGGGCTGCGGATCGACTGCGGCTGCTTCGGCGTCGGCGGTGAACTGGCCGCCGGGCAGACCCCTGCCTACGGCCCGGAGATCGCCCGCGACCTTGCGTTCCTGACGCTCGCCGGGTTCCTGGTGTGGTGGCCGCGCACAGCACTGTCGACGGATTCGTGGCTGAACAGCAACAGATAG
- a CDS encoding copper resistance protein CopC, which yields MTAATNRWTSRLVVVAGLLLAALPVVLLPAAAPASAHAVLVSTSPVTDSVLPNAPAEVVLTFSESVRQVPDRVRVIAPDGQRVDQGEPVFDGAVVTVSVEQQTSRGTYLVSYRVISADGHPVSGGFTYSVGAPSAVPTDDGGADTDPLVSGLLQAAKFVGYAGLLLIVGPVLVLSMLWPRRLTRSGPGRLTWAGLGLVAASTLATIWLQAPYVTGGGIGDADGAALRDVLGSGIGAALLVRLGVLAATAVLLRPFLAGSEGRSDQILLGVLAVIGVFTWPLAGHPSASPVPAVSVVVDAVHLSSMAVWLGGLAMLAVFLLRQAEERELAAILPIWSRWAALAVCALLLAGTVQALIEVGTFEALFGTTYGRLLLAKIGLFGLVLAVAAYSRQLVRNRSAAGRPGRMRQAIVAELAVTAVVLAVTAVLVQTTPARTAIGEDLRADSGYFSTTLTSDIYSLQVEVDPARRGNNSVHLYAYTEDNRPQPVIEWQATAALPASGVEPIEIPLLPLTDNHATGEISLPAAGDWELRITVRISDIDQATVATTVEIN from the coding sequence ATGACTGCCGCAACGAATAGATGGACGTCGCGCCTCGTGGTCGTCGCCGGCCTGCTGCTGGCGGCACTGCCCGTGGTCCTGCTACCCGCCGCAGCGCCGGCCAGCGCGCACGCCGTCCTGGTCAGCACCAGCCCGGTGACCGACTCGGTACTGCCGAACGCCCCGGCCGAAGTGGTGCTGACCTTCTCCGAATCGGTGCGGCAGGTCCCCGACCGGGTCCGGGTGATCGCCCCGGACGGGCAGCGCGTCGACCAGGGCGAGCCGGTCTTCGACGGCGCGGTGGTCACCGTCTCCGTCGAACAACAGACGTCGCGTGGCACCTACCTGGTCAGCTACCGGGTGATCTCCGCCGACGGACACCCGGTAAGCGGCGGCTTCACCTACTCGGTCGGCGCGCCGTCGGCGGTGCCGACCGACGACGGCGGCGCCGACACCGATCCGCTGGTCAGCGGGCTGCTGCAGGCGGCCAAGTTCGTCGGGTACGCCGGACTGCTGCTGATCGTCGGCCCGGTGCTGGTGCTGAGCATGCTCTGGCCGCGCCGGCTGACCCGCAGCGGGCCGGGCCGCCTGACCTGGGCCGGGCTGGGACTGGTCGCGGCGTCCACCCTGGCCACCATCTGGCTGCAGGCACCGTACGTCACCGGCGGCGGGATCGGCGACGCCGACGGCGCGGCGCTGCGTGACGTCCTCGGCAGCGGGATCGGCGCAGCGCTGCTGGTCCGGCTCGGGGTACTGGCCGCCACGGCGGTGCTGCTGCGGCCCTTCCTGGCCGGCTCGGAAGGCCGCAGCGACCAGATCCTGCTCGGCGTCCTGGCCGTCATCGGGGTGTTCACCTGGCCGTTGGCCGGTCACCCGAGTGCCTCACCGGTACCGGCCGTCTCAGTGGTGGTCGACGCCGTGCACCTCAGCTCGATGGCGGTCTGGCTCGGCGGTCTGGCGATGCTCGCGGTGTTCCTGCTCCGGCAGGCCGAGGAGCGGGAACTCGCCGCGATCCTGCCGATCTGGTCGCGTTGGGCGGCGCTGGCGGTCTGCGCACTGCTGCTCGCCGGTACGGTGCAGGCGCTGATCGAGGTGGGTACCTTCGAGGCGCTGTTCGGCACCACGTACGGCCGGTTGCTGCTGGCCAAGATCGGCCTGTTCGGGCTGGTCCTCGCGGTGGCGGCGTACTCGCGGCAGCTGGTGCGCAACCGCAGCGCCGCCGGACGTCCCGGCCGGATGCGGCAGGCGATCGTCGCCGAACTGGCCGTCACCGCCGTGGTGCTGGCGGTCACCGCGGTGCTGGTGCAGACCACCCCGGCCCGGACCGCCATCGGCGAGGACCTGCGGGCCGACAGCGGCTACTTCTCCACCACGCTGACCAGTGACATCTACTCGCTGCAGGTGGAGGTGGACCCGGCCCGGCGGGGCAACAACTCGGTCCACCTGTACGCCTACACCGAGGACAACCGGCCGCAGCCGGTGATCGAATGGCAGGCCACTGCGGCGTTGCCGGCCAGCGGGGTCGAACCGATCGAGATCCCGCTGCTGCCGCTGACCGACAACCACGCCACCGGTGAGATCAGCCTGCCGGCTGCGGGAGACTGGGAGCTGCGGATCACCGTCCGGATTTCCGACATCGATCAGGCGACCGTCGCCACCACGGTGGAGATCAACTAG
- a CDS encoding YcnI family protein, producing MLRHRRTPVRVAALAGAAAVVGILGLAAPAAAHITVHPTQAPSGDYARLDFQVPNESDEHSTVKVEVVMPEDTPIASVSLARVPGWTVEVQTAPVDPPLEVHGAQVTEAVSRVVWTAETAEASVQPGEFLDLPIRMGPLPDAEQLVFKSLQTYSDGTVVRWIEVPVPGEEEPATPASVLTLTSAEQDSPAVGGGQEPVDDEAPADDAATGSDTGGSGAALGVGIVGLLAGLGGLVLGGLAFARTRRPTPAPAAAPAAATRPESTSGDGGSAD from the coding sequence ATGCTCCGTCACCGACGCACACCGGTCCGCGTTGCGGCGCTCGCCGGTGCGGCCGCCGTCGTCGGCATCCTCGGTCTGGCCGCCCCGGCGGCCGCACACATCACGGTCCACCCGACGCAGGCGCCGTCTGGCGACTACGCCCGCCTCGACTTCCAGGTGCCGAACGAGAGCGACGAACACAGCACGGTCAAGGTCGAAGTGGTGATGCCGGAGGACACGCCGATCGCCTCGGTGTCACTGGCCCGGGTGCCCGGCTGGACCGTCGAGGTGCAGACGGCGCCGGTCGATCCGCCGCTGGAGGTACACGGTGCCCAGGTGACTGAGGCGGTGTCCCGGGTCGTGTGGACAGCCGAGACCGCGGAGGCCAGCGTGCAGCCGGGCGAGTTCCTGGATCTACCAATCCGGATGGGCCCGCTGCCCGACGCCGAACAGCTGGTCTTCAAGTCGCTGCAGACCTACTCCGACGGCACCGTGGTGCGCTGGATCGAGGTGCCGGTGCCCGGCGAGGAGGAGCCGGCCACCCCGGCGAGCGTGCTCACGTTGACCTCGGCTGAGCAGGACAGCCCCGCCGTCGGCGGCGGTCAGGAGCCAGTCGACGACGAGGCACCGGCCGACGACGCCGCGACCGGCAGCGACACCGGCGGCAGCGGTGCCGCGCTCGGGGTGGGGATCGTCGGGCTGCTCGCCGGCCTCGGCGGGCTGGTACTCGGCGGGCTGGCGTTCGCCCGGACCCGCCGCCCGACGCCTGCTCCGGCGGCTGCCCCAGCGGCCGCTACCCGCCCGGAGTCGACGTCGGGTGACGGCGGATCGGCAGACTGA
- a CDS encoding glycosyltransferase family 87 protein, with product MPADTLPDGPAPRPVDDRSRTPRRIAVVVALSAAVVAALIWYGNRHDFYDLKIYLSAMRWWADGNPLYDYVQPDIVQGQLYFTYPPFTALLLRPFAAVGAGTAAAVFTVGTLLAVVVTTVWLVTPIARRRGLPRWWLAGLAVPLVVLIEPTRETIFLGQINMLLVVLILADLLLAVPKRSRWAGVGIGLATAIKLFPGIFIVYLLVTRRWQAALVSCLAAAAATGLAAAVAPAESWRFWFTELWSTERVGRSDYTGNQSLQGLLARLAAPAEPDRLVWLVLVAVAAGYGLWRAARAARAGDELAGLTLTGLVAALIAPITWPHHVYWFVPALIVLLDAALPARPPVAAGPQPAAARSGVRAAGPAASAALALAAVIFAALVVGVVSLIDWGHAKEPTDDPATFVLRNLYVLAAALLLVSLPIRRHPTSTPGG from the coding sequence GTGCCCGCCGACACCCTCCCGGACGGCCCCGCGCCGCGCCCCGTCGACGACAGATCACGTACGCCGCGCCGGATCGCGGTCGTCGTCGCGCTCAGCGCCGCCGTGGTCGCCGCCCTGATCTGGTACGGCAACCGGCACGACTTCTACGACCTGAAGATCTACCTCAGCGCGATGCGCTGGTGGGCCGACGGCAACCCGCTGTACGACTACGTCCAGCCCGACATCGTGCAGGGCCAGCTCTACTTCACCTATCCCCCGTTCACCGCGTTGCTGCTGCGCCCGTTCGCGGCGGTGGGCGCCGGGACCGCCGCCGCCGTGTTCACCGTCGGCACGCTGCTGGCGGTGGTGGTCACCACGGTCTGGCTGGTCACGCCGATCGCCCGCCGACGCGGCCTGCCGCGCTGGTGGCTGGCCGGTTTGGCGGTACCGCTGGTGGTACTGATCGAGCCGACCCGGGAGACGATCTTCCTCGGGCAGATCAACATGCTGCTGGTCGTGCTGATCCTGGCCGACCTGCTGCTCGCCGTACCGAAGCGGTCCCGCTGGGCCGGCGTCGGCATCGGCCTGGCGACGGCGATCAAGCTGTTCCCGGGGATCTTCATCGTCTACCTGCTGGTCACCCGTCGGTGGCAGGCGGCGCTGGTGTCCTGCCTGGCGGCGGCGGCCGCCACCGGGCTCGCCGCGGCGGTCGCCCCGGCCGAGTCGTGGCGGTTCTGGTTCACCGAGCTGTGGAGCACCGAGCGGGTGGGGCGCAGCGACTACACCGGCAACCAGTCGCTGCAGGGGCTGCTCGCCCGGCTGGCCGCTCCGGCCGAGCCGGACCGGCTGGTCTGGCTGGTGCTGGTGGCCGTCGCCGCCGGCTACGGGTTGTGGCGTGCGGCCCGGGCGGCACGGGCCGGTGACGAGCTGGCCGGGCTGACCCTGACCGGCCTGGTGGCCGCGCTGATCGCACCGATCACCTGGCCGCACCACGTCTACTGGTTCGTCCCGGCGCTGATCGTGCTCCTCGACGCGGCGCTGCCGGCCCGCCCGCCGGTCGCCGCCGGGCCGCAGCCGGCGGCGGCCCGGAGCGGAGTCCGGGCCGCCGGACCGGCGGCGTCGGCGGCACTGGCGTTGGCGGCGGTCATCTTCGCGGCGCTGGTCGTCGGTGTCGTGTCACTGATCGACTGGGGCCATGCGAAGGAGCCGACCGACGATCCGGCCACCTTCGTGCTGCGCAACCTGTACGTGCTGGCCGCCGCGCTGCTGCTGGTCAGTCTGCCGATCCGCCGTCACCCGACGTCGACTCCGGGCGGGTAG
- the orn gene encoding oligoribonuclease — protein sequence MADLLVWIDCEMTGLDLGRDALIEVAALVTDSDLNVLGDGVDLVIHADEETLAGMPDVVREMHAKSGLTEEVRRSAVTLAEAQDRVLEYVTSFVQEPKTAPLCGNSIATDRGFLARDMPRLDSYLHYRMIDVSSIKELCRRWYPRVYFGQPAKGLSHRALADIRESIRELEYYRRSIFVPLPGPDVDAAKAIAAGL from the coding sequence GTGGCGGATCTTCTTGTCTGGATCGACTGTGAGATGACCGGGCTCGACCTCGGCAGGGACGCGTTGATAGAGGTGGCCGCGCTGGTCACCGACTCGGACCTCAACGTGCTCGGCGACGGCGTCGATCTGGTGATCCACGCCGATGAGGAGACGTTGGCCGGGATGCCGGACGTGGTGCGGGAGATGCACGCCAAGTCCGGGCTGACCGAGGAGGTGCGGCGCTCGGCGGTCACCCTCGCCGAGGCGCAGGACCGGGTACTTGAGTACGTGACGAGCTTCGTGCAGGAGCCGAAGACCGCGCCGCTGTGCGGCAACTCGATCGCCACCGACCGGGGCTTCCTGGCCCGGGACATGCCGCGACTCGACTCCTACCTGCACTACCGCATGATCGATGTTTCGTCGATCAAGGAGTTGTGCCGGCGCTGGTACCCCCGGGTCTATTTCGGGCAGCCGGCCAAGGGGCTGTCGCACCGGGCGCTGGCGGACATCCGGGAGAGTATCCGGGAGCTGGAGTACTACCGGCGGTCGATCTTCGTGCCGCTGCCCGGCCCGGACGTCGACGCGGCCAAGGCGATCGCCGCCGGCCTCTGA